Proteins found in one Alphaproteobacteria bacterium genomic segment:
- a CDS encoding DciA family protein, translating into MARKAYCPTMAKPASSPPDRSPGEKVRRGGGARAIGKVVDRITGPARRARGLTVSELVTDWPRIVGPDIARASSPARYTAGPRAALPDEAGNGRPGGELLIRAGGPMALQLQHMTPTLIGRINGYFGYRAVARISFLQAPPDSRVPVRHPSRTKPPAKPTPDAELGQRLAPVAPGPLRDALARLGGRLGTRSAPPTAEPDGPPPPPPACKDPQNRS; encoded by the coding sequence CCCGCATCCAGCCCCCCTGACCGCAGCCCGGGCGAAAAGGTGCGCCGCGGCGGCGGCGCCCGCGCCATCGGCAAAGTGGTGGATCGTATCACCGGACCGGCCCGGCGCGCCCGCGGTCTGACCGTCAGTGAGCTGGTGACCGACTGGCCACGCATTGTCGGGCCGGACATAGCCCGGGCCAGCAGCCCGGCACGCTATACCGCCGGGCCACGGGCGGCGTTGCCGGACGAAGCCGGCAATGGCCGCCCGGGCGGCGAACTGCTGATCCGCGCCGGTGGCCCTATGGCTTTGCAATTGCAACACATGACGCCGACCCTGATCGGCCGGATCAACGGTTATTTCGGCTATCGCGCCGTCGCCCGCATCAGCTTTCTGCAGGCGCCGCCCGACAGCCGGGTCCCGGTCCGCCACCCGTCCCGCACGAAGCCGCCGGCCAAGCCGACGCCGGATGCCGAGCTTGGGCAACGACTCGCGCCAGTGGCGCCGGGGCCCCTGCGTGACGCGCTGGCCCGCCTTGGTGGCAGGCTCGGCACACGTTCGGCACCGCCCACGGCGGAGCCCGATGGACCGCCGCCGCCGCCACCGGCTTGCAAAGACCCGCAGAACCGCTCCTGA
- a CDS encoding DsbA family protein yields MNRTTLAIIAAVAVAVIAGGAWLALRGGGQPQGVDTVFASDNPVLAPRPGDRVLGAADAPLTIIEYASFTCPHCGSFHTRTLPQVETDWITTGRARFIFRDFPGDQLALMAAMTARCLPEPQYYPFVALLFREQEAWLSSEDPVAFVSRVAATAGMDAASLDGCLADRNLQNDILSHQIAARDALGVASTPTIFVNGRRVVGDLSYDDLNRILDDAAGS; encoded by the coding sequence ATGAATCGCACCACCCTTGCCATTATCGCCGCCGTGGCTGTCGCCGTCATCGCCGGCGGCGCATGGCTGGCGCTGCGCGGCGGCGGCCAGCCGCAAGGGGTGGATACGGTCTTTGCCAGCGATAACCCGGTTCTGGCCCCACGGCCCGGTGACCGTGTCCTGGGCGCCGCGGACGCGCCGCTGACCATCATCGAATATGCCTCATTCACCTGCCCCCACTGTGGCAGTTTCCACACCCGGACCCTGCCGCAGGTCGAGACAGACTGGATCACGACCGGCCGCGCCCGTTTTATCTTCCGCGATTTTCCCGGCGACCAACTGGCGCTGATGGCGGCCATGACCGCCCGCTGCCTGCCGGAGCCGCAATACTATCCCTTTGTCGCTTTGCTGTTCCGCGAGCAGGAGGCGTGGCTGTCCAGCGAGGACCCCGTCGCCTTCGTCAGCCGCGTTGCCGCCACCGCCGGCATGGACGCGGCCTCTCTCGATGGCTGTCTGGCCGACCGCAACCTGCAGAACGACATCCTCAGCCACCAGATCGCCGCACGCGATGCGCTGGGCGTAGCCTCCACACCGACTATCTTCGTCAATGGCCGCCGCGTCGTCGGCGACCTGTCCTACGACGATCTCAACCGCATCCTTGACGATGCCGCCGGGTCCTGA